One window of Trifolium pratense cultivar HEN17-A07 linkage group LG5, ARS_RC_1.1, whole genome shotgun sequence genomic DNA carries:
- the LOC123883461 gene encoding pentatricopeptide repeat-containing protein At5g08510: MNQVKQIHGYTLRNGIDNTKILIEKLLEISNLHYAKLLLQHSQKPTVFLYNKLIQAYSSKNQHQCFTLYSQMLLHGHSPNQHTFNFIFSTCISTSSLTIGQMIHTHFTKSGFQPDVFASTALLDMYAKLGDLKCACRVFDEMSVRELPTWNAMMAGYMRFGDMESALELFRLMPSRNVVSWTTIVSGYSHNKQYEKALELFLRMEKEKDVIPNDVTLASVLPACANLGALEIGQRVEAYARKNGFFRNLFVSNAVLELYAKCGKIDVAWKVFDEIGIFRNLCSWNSMIMGLAVHGQCHKAIELYDQMLREGALPDDVTFVGLLLACTHGGMVEKGKHIFLSMTRDFNIIPKLEHYGCMVDLLGRAGKLKEAYEVLQSMPMKPDSVIWGALLGACSFHGNVELAEIAAESLFTLEPWNPGNYVILSNIYASACQWDGVAKLRKVMKGSKITKTAGHSFIEEGGQLHKFIVEDRSHSESSEIFALLNGVYEMMKFNRNEYECHLDIFL, translated from the exons ATGAACCAAGTGAAGCAAATTCATGGTTACACACTAAGAAATGGCATAGACAACACCAAAATCCTCATTGAGAAACTACTTGAAATCTCAAACCTACACTATGCCAAATTATTGTTACAACATTCTCAAAAACCAACTGTTTTTCTTTACAACAAACTCATTCAAGCTTATTCCTCAAAAAACCAACACCAATGTTTCACCCTTTACTCCCAAATGCTCCTTCATGGTCACTCACCAAATCAACACACTTTCAACTTCATTTTTTCTACATGTATATCAACTTCATCACTTACCATTGGCCAAATGATTCATACCCATTTCACCAAATCAGGTTTTCAACCTGATGTATTTGCTTCCACTGCTTTGCTTGATATGTATGCTAAATTGGGTGATTTGAAATGTGCATGCCGtgtgtttgatgaaatgtctGTGAGGGAGTTACCCACTTGGAATGCTATGATGGCGGGGTATATGAGGTTTGGTGATATGGAGAGTGCGTTGGAATTGTTTCGGTTGATGCCTTCGAGGAATGTGGTGTCGTGGACCACTATTGTATCAGGTTACTCACATAATAAGCAGTATGAAAAAGCTTTGGAGTTGTTTTTGAGGATGGAGAAGGAGAAAGATGTAATTCCTAATGACGTGACTTTGGCGAGTGTTTTGCCGGCTTGTGCGAATCTTGGTGCACTTGAGATTGGGCAGAGGGTTGAAGCGTATGCAAGGAAAAATGGGTTTTTTAGGAATTTGTTTGTAAGCAATGCTGTATTGGAGTTGTATGCAAAATGTGGTAAGATTGATGTTGCTTGGAAGGTGTTTGATGAGATAGGTATATTCAGAAACTTGtgctcttggaattcaatgatCATGGGTTTGGCTGTTCATGGACAATGTCACAAGGCTATTGAGCTTTATGATCAAATGTTG AGAGAAGGAGCTTTGCCTGATGACGTGACATTCGTGGGGCTTCTCTTGGCATGCACACATGGTGGCATGGTTGAAAAAGGCAAGCATATCTTCCTGTCAATGACAAGAGACTTCAACATTATTCCCAAACTAGAACACTATGGCTGCATGGTTGATCTCTTAGGCCGTGCCGGGAAACTAAAAGAAGCTTATGAGGTGCTACAAAGTATGCCAATGAAGCCAGACTCAGTAATATGGGGTGCTTTATTGGGTGCTTGCAGTTTCCATGGTAATGTTGAGCTGGCTGAGATAGCAGCGGAGTCTTTATTTACACTTGAGCCTTGGAATCCAGGAAATTACGTCATTCTTTCGAACATTTATGCATCAGCCTGCCAATGGGATGGAGTTGCAAAGCTCAGGAAGGTGATGAAGGGAAGCAAGATTACAAAGACAGCTGGACATAGCTTCATTGAAGAAGGAGGTCAATTGCATAAGTTTATTGTGGAGGATAGATCCCACTCAGAAAGTAGCGAAATTTTTGCGTTGCTAAATGGAGTTTATGAAATGATGAAGTTTAATAGAAATGAATATGAATGCCATTTGGatatttttctttga